Proteins from a single region of Parambassis ranga chromosome 18, fParRan2.1, whole genome shotgun sequence:
- the LOC114451190 gene encoding C-C motif chemokine 5-like — protein sequence MRSAHILLLCILGAALLSTVFCNQIGPDKCCFTYYPTRIPPKHISSYYMTDDRCMRAAAVFVTTRSRHVCVDPSQGWVKDVMRILDESSFQLPGPASAPATV from the exons ATGAGGAGCGCTcacatcctgctgctctgcatcctgGGAGCTGCCCTGCTGTCCACAGTGTTCTGCAACC AAATCGGTCCTGATAAGTGCTGTTTCACTTACTATCCAACAAGGATTCCCCCAAAACATATCAGTTCATATTACATGACTGATGACCGTTGCATGAGGGCTGCAGCCGT CTTTGTTACCACGAGGTCtaggcatgtctgtgtggatCCCAGCCAGGGCTGGGTTAAGGACGTCATGAGGATTCTGGATGAGAGCTCCTTCCAGCTGCCTGGTCCAGCTTCAGCTCCAGCTACTGTGTAA